One Intestinimonas butyriciproducens genomic window, GTCCAGCATGGGGAGCTCACCACCATCGATGAGCGGGAGACCGCCTATGAGGCAAACCGGGTGGTCGCGCGCTATCTGGGCCGCTGAGGAAAGGAGGGGGCGTCCGCACAGTTGTGCGGACGCCCCCTCCTTTCCTTTCCCGGCGTGCAGTACCCCCGTGGCAGAGGTACGGTGCGTCAGGTCTGTCCGGCCGCGCTTCCCCGTATACCCCGGTAGATCAGATGCAGCCCCCGCAGCAGCAAATGTTCGTCACGGAACACCGCTCGCCGGCAGTAGGGGCAGACCAGGCCGCTCAACCCGCCTGTGACCACCGCGGTCACAGGCTGTCCAAGCAGCTCCTCCACCCGCGCCGTCAGGCCGTCGATCTGGGCCGCAGCGCCGTAAATCGCCCCGCTCTGCATGCAGGATACCGCATCGGTGCCCAGCAGGGTGGCCGGCGCCTCCAAAGGGATGGGCGGAAGCTGGGAGGCCCGGGCGGCCAAGGCTTCTACAGAGAGTCCCAGTCCGGGCAGGATCATCCCGCCCAGAAACGCTCCCTCCCGGTCCAATACGGATAATGTGGTGGCCGTCCCCAGATCAAAGACGGCCAGGGGCGGCGCATAGCGCGCCAAGGCGGATACCGCATCCACCACCCTGTCATTGCCCAGCGTCCGTCGGTCATAGCCCGCCAGGACGAGTCCGACGTCCAGCTCCGCATCAACCGTCCGCACAGGGCGGCGCGTCACCTCCCGCAGGGCGCTTCGAAGGCGCTCCGTCAGTTCCGGCACC contains:
- a CDS encoding type III pantothenate kinase → MILTVDIGNTNVVVGGFAGEEPSFVDRLPSSREWDGTAWREALGKLLRERGLTADKIAGSALCSVVPELTERLRSALREVTRRPVRTVDAELDVGLVLAGYDRRTLGNDRVVDAVSALARYAPPLAVFDLGTATTLSVLDREGAFLGGMILPGLGLSVEALAARASQLPPIPLEAPATLLGTDAVSCMQSGAIYGAAAQIDGLTARVEELLGQPVTAVVTGGLSGLVCPYCRRAVFRDEHLLLRGLHLIYRGIRGSAAGQT